From a single Nicotiana tomentosiformis chromosome 2, ASM39032v3, whole genome shotgun sequence genomic region:
- the LOC104114403 gene encoding late embryogenesis abundant protein 1, translated as MAAMSITKNAIFNLSKALPRTPSLFLCRNVSFYNLSKTLPRNRSLFIRHKVSRVCFSSSPNYSEGYHASEDFKRRQDFDRGVKEEKSPMREMADNTKDDMKASMDETKRTAKDMKDKAREGGESIKDKASDMAGKAADKAKQGKDKAAEMAHDTKESAKERAHNMKEKTKDTAESMADKTKEYAHDAKETTKDRAGAMAEKTKEGAIKVAETAQAIADKAKQAMSDAMGAAKETTQKIKETVVGSSDDDKKSVDDYIEDHTGKPKEDTSEKTMDEDVVELRRRAGGSGDKKH; from the exons ATGGCAGCCATGTCAATCACTAAAAACGCCATTTTTAACCTCTCTAAGGCTCTTCCTCGAACCCCTTCTCTCTTCCTTTGCCGCAACGTCTCCTTCTACAACCTCTCCAAGACTCTTCCTCGAAACCGTTCTCTTTTCATTCGCCACAAAGTATCTCGAGTCTGCTTTTCCTCTTCCCCGAATTACTCCGAG GGATACCATGCATCGGAAGACTTTAAAAGAAGACAAGACTTTGACAGAGGTGTTAAAGAAGAGAAATCGCCTATGAGGGAGATGGCTGACAACACGAAGGACGATATGAAAGCGTCCATGGACGAAACTAAACGGACAGCCAAAGACATGAAGGACAAAGCAAGAGAAGGTGGAGAGAGCATAAAAGACAAGGCAAGTGACATGGCCGGAAAGGCAGCAGATAAGGCAAAACAAGGGAAAGACAAAGCAGCAGAAATGGCACACGACACTAAAGAGAGCGCAAAAGAGAGAGCACATAACATGAAGGAAAAGACCAAAGACACTGCAGAGTCCATGGCTGACAAGACGAAAGAATACGCGCATGATGCAAAGGAGACGACAAAGGACAGAGCAGGAGCTATGGCGGAGAAGACGAAAGAAGGGGCAATCAAAGTGGCGGAGACAGCGCAGGCAATAGCGGACAAAGCTAAGCAGGCAATGTCAGATGCTATGGGAGCGGCAAAGGAGACGACTCAGAAGATTAAAGAAACTGTGGTTGGTTCATCGGACGATGACAAGAAGTCTGTTGATGATTATATTGAAGATCATACGGGTAAGCCGAAGGAAGATACGAGTGAGAAAACCATGGATGAAGATGTGGTGGAACTGAGAAGGCGTGCAGGGGGAAGTGGTGACAAGAAACATTGA
- the LOC104115566 gene encoding uncharacterized protein, with translation MAPSKKFRIQAKNYFLTYPHRSLTKDEALTKLQNISTPVNKLFIRISRELHEDGEPHLHVLIQFEGKYVCTNNRAFDLTSPTRSAHFHPNIQGAKSSSDVKTYVEKDEDFIDFGVFQIDGRSSRGGCQSANDLYAKAINYGSTINALKILMEEQPRDYIRDLDKLRAYLDRYFCPPKQLFISKWDPQSYVVPDDIEQWLGEVFEDPSVRPVKNNSSDRPLSLILEGPSRTGKTAWARSLGVHNYISGHLDFNAKSYSNNVTYNVIDDISLIRVRSPNQS, from the coding sequence ATGGCACCGtctaaaaaatttagaattcaagcCAAGAATTATTTCTTGACTTATCCCCACCGTTCTCTTACAAAAGACGAAGCTCTtacaaagttacaaaatatttctaccccagtaaataaattatttattagaATTTCTAGAGAATTACACGAAGATGGGGAACCTCATCTCCATGTGCTCATCCAATTCGAAGGCAAGTATGTCTGCACCAACAATAGAGCATTCGACCTCACTTCCCCAACCAGGTCAGCACATTTCCATCCGAACATTCAGGGAGCTAAGTCCTCCTCCGATGTTAAAACCTACGTGGAGAAAGACGAAGACttcattgattttggagttttCCAAATCGATGGCAGATCAAGTAGAGGAGGTTGCCAATCTGCCAACGATTTATACGCAAAGGCCATTAATTATGGATCCACCATTAATGCCCTTAAAATATTAATGGAGGAACAGCCCAGAGATTATATTAGAGATTTAGATAAATTAAGGGCTTATTTAGATAGATATTTCTGCCCTCCTAAACAACTATTTATTTCAAAATGGGACCCACAAagctatgtggtcccagatgatatAGAGCAATGGTTAGGTGAGGTTTTCGAAGACCCATCTGTGAGGCCAGTGAAGAATAATAGTAGTGACAGACCATTGAGTCTGATACTGGAGGGGCCAAGCAGAACAGGTAAGACTGCTTGGGCTAGATCATTAGGCGTACATAATTATATTAGTGGTCATTTAGATTTTAATGCAAAATCTTATTCCAATAATGTAACTTATAACGTCATTGATGACATATCCCtaataagagtgaggtctccGAATCAGAGCTAG
- the LOC138905037 gene encoding uncharacterized protein, producing MAPSKKFRIQAKNYFLTYPHRSLTKDEALTQLQNISTPVNKLFIRISRELHEDGEPHLHVLIQFEGKYVCTNNRAFDLTSPTRSEHFHPKIQGAKSSSDVKTYVEKDGDFIDFGVFQIDGRSSRGGCQSANDSYAKAINSGSTINALKILMEEQPRDYIRDLDKLRANLDRHFFPPKQLFISKWDPQSYVVPDDIEQLLGEVFEDPSARPVKNNSSDRPLSLILEGPSRTGKTAWARSLGVHNYISGHLDLNAKSYSNNVTYNVIDDISLIRVRSSNQS from the coding sequence ATGGCACCGtctaaaaaatttagaattcaagcCAAGAATTATTTCTTGACTTATCCCCACCGTTCTCTTACAAAAGACGAAGCTCTTACACAGTTACAAAATATTTCTACCccagtaaataaattatttattagaATTTCTAGAGAATTACACGAAGATGGGGAACCTCATCTCCATGTGCTCATCCAATTCGAAGGCAAGTATGTCTGCACCAACAATAGAGCATTCGACCTCACTTCCCCAACCAGGTCAGAACATTTCCATCCGAAAATTCAGGGAGCTAAGTCCTCCTCCGATGTTAAAACATACGTGGAGAAAGACGGAGATtttattgattttggagttttcCAAATCGATGGCAGATCAAGTAGAGGAGGTTGCCAATCTGCCAACGATTCATACGCAAAGGCCATTAATTCAGGATCCACCATTAATGCCCTTAAAATATTAATGGAGGAACAGCCCAGAGATTATATTAGAGATTTAGATAAATTAAGGGCTAATTTAGATAGACATTTCTTCCCTCCTAAACAACTATTTATTTCAAAATGGGACCCACAAagctatgtggtcccagatgatatAGAGCAATTGTTAGGTGAGGTTTTCGAAGATCCATCTGCGAGGCCAGTGAAGAATAATAGTAGTGACAGACCATTGAGTCTGATACTGGAGGGGCCAAGCAGAACAGGTAAGACTGCTTGGGCCAGATCATTAGGCGTTCATAATTATATTAGTGGTCATTTAGATTTAAATGCAAAATCTTATTCCAATAATGTAACTTATAACGTCATTGATGACATATCCCTAATAAGAGTGAGGTCTTCGAATCAGAGCTAG
- the LOC138905039 gene encoding uncharacterized protein, translating into MAPSKKFRIQAKNYFLTYPHRSLTKDEALTQLQNISTPVNKLFIRISRELNEDGEPHLHVLIQFEGKYVCTNNRAFDLTSPTRSAHFHPKIQGAKSSSDVKTYVEKDGDFFDFGVFQIDGRSSRGGCQSANDSYAKAINSGSTINALKILMEEQPRDYIRDLDKLRANLDRHFCPPKQLFISKWDPKSFVVPDDIEQWLVEVFEDPSARPVKNNSSDRPLSLILEGPSRTGKTAWARSLGIHNYISGHLDFNAKSYSNNVTYNVIDDISLIRVRSPNQS; encoded by the coding sequence ATGGCACCGtctaaaaaatttagaattcaagcCAAGAATTATTTCTTGACTTATCCCCACCGTTCTCTTACAAAAGACGAAGCTCTTACACAGTTACAAAATATTTCTACCccagtaaataaattatttattaggaTTTCCAGAGAATTAAACGAAGATGGGGAACCTCATCTCCATGTGCTCATCCAATTCGAAGGCAAGTATGTCTGCACCAACAATAGAGCATTCGACCTCACTTCCCCAACCAGGTCAGCACATTTCCATCCGAAAATTCAGGGAGCTAAGTCCTCCTCCGATGTTAAAACATACGTGGAGAAAGACGGAGATTTTTTTGATTTTGGAGTTTTCCAAATCGATGGCAGATCAAGTAGAGGAGGTTGCCAATCTGCCAACGATTCATACGCAAAGGCCATTAATTCAGGATCCACCATTAATGCCCTTAAAATATTAATGGAGGAACAGCCCAGAGATTATATTAGAGATTTAGATAAATTAAGGGCTAATTTAGATAGACATTTCTGCCCTCCTAAACAACTATTTATTTCAAAATGGGACCCAAAAAGCTTTGTGGTCCCAGATGATATAGAGCAATGGTTAGTTGAGGTTTTCGAAGACCCATCTGCGAGGCCAGTGAAGAATAATAGTAGTGACAGACCATTGAGCCTGATACTGGAGGGGCCAAGCAGAACAGGTAAGACTGCTTGGGCCAGATCATTAGGCATTCATAATTATATTAGTGGTCATTTAGATTTTAATGCAAAATCTTATTCCAATAATGTAACTTATAACGTCATTGATGACATATCCCtaataagagtgaggtctccGAATCAGAGCTAG
- the LOC138905040 gene encoding uncharacterized protein, with the protein MPPSKKFRIQAKNYFLTYPHRSLTKDEALTQLQNISTPVNKLFIRISRELHEVGEPHLHVLIQFEGKYVCTNNRAFDLTSPTRSAHFHPNIQGAKSSSDVKTYVEKDGDFIDFGVFQIDGRSSRGGCQSANDSYANAINSGSTINALKILMEEQPRDYIRDLDKLRANLDRHFCLPKQLFILKWDPQSYVVPDDIDQWLGDVFEDPSARPVENNSSDRPLSLILEGPSRTGKTAWARSLGVHNYISGHLDFNAKSYSNNVTYNVIDDISLIRVRSPNQS; encoded by the coding sequence atgccaccgtctaaaaaatttagaattcaagcCAAGAATTATTTCTTGACTTATCCCCACCGTTCTCTTACAAAAGACGAAGCTCTTACACAGTTACAAAATATTTCTACCccagtaaataaattatttattaggaTTTCCAGAGAATTACACGAAGTTGGGGAACCTCATCTCCATGTGCTCATCCAATTCGAAGGCAAGTATGTCTGCACCAACAATAGAGCATTCGACCTCACTTCCCCCACCAGGTCAGCACATTTCCATCCGAACATTCAGGGAGCTAAGTCCTCCTCCGATGTTAAAACATACGTGGAGAAAGACGGAGACtttattgattttggagttttcCAAATCGATGGAAGATCAAGTAGAGGAGGTTGCCAATCTGCCAACGATTCATACGCAAATGCCATTAATTCAGGATCCACCATTAATGCCCTTAAAATATTAATGGAGGAACAACCCAGAGATTATATTAGAGATTTAGATAAATTAAGGGCTAATTTAGATAGACATTTCTGCCTTCCTAAACaactatttattttaaaatgggacccacaaagctatgtggtcccagatgatatAGATCAATGGTTAGGTGATGTTTTCGAAGACCCATCTGCGAGGCCAGTGGAGAATAATAGTAGTGACAGACCATTGAGTCTGATACTGGAGGGGCCAAGCAGAACAGGTAAGACTGCTTGGGCCAGATCATTAGGCGTTCATAATTATATTAGTGGTCATTTAGATTTTAATGCAAAATCTTATTCCAATAATGTAACTTATAACGTCATTGATGACATATCCCtaataagagtgaggtctccGAATCAGAGCTAG